One genomic region from Nymphaea colorata isolate Beijing-Zhang1983 chromosome 10, ASM883128v2, whole genome shotgun sequence encodes:
- the LOC116261880 gene encoding serine/threonine-protein kinase MPS1 isoform X2, which translates to MEKEADLRPSQPVGERKLPPFSDSRGSAAPPVKIKDFLLHARAALQRSQQPGPSASISGRARRVLVAQADPLKDCSVSVESSVNSDVGNISDSLYNFVSEKPWTDLASGTGMNLTSMVQETKIDCRKRKGDSKVSSPDDTLFSSASNMKDLSSEIGNMGGIGSSEQYPWLPQPVPNARNSVDEGSRLMNIYASVSKDLQVCPSHGAVAREVFVTSHPSEQPCKSLLADTSQKVLSSSSVSVNPYAYSCEKQHPGLSNSLLMPTIEAKVDAMDTVASTSRSNPQWADSKIATSTGTDGLSSYFTSLAFTKNDNNESQPKQPAFENQDIKECGDMIVHRTASKEVYMGTIGSSAKLNADILNQKLISFAGKEAINSLTVSSAATSLQWTSAAPLNSVTYNPSFYDDINFKVEGQPQEKSDGNVKAKNEPTEVPHFDKLNLLSNSSSRPVSNSLAPERAESMQMSLSSIPHTSSTVQDQGPLEQLYQSKKETIRPSYGCPNHQNPKAKQDLGIGKEVSDSDNAVINGDMKSKPSKTSSSSNINTEHSNVVNAGKVTSSKETGVSRKRNYDPDVFFKVNGKHYQKLGKIGSGGSSEVYKVISSDCTIYALKKIKLKGRDYSTAYGFCQEIKYLNRLRGKKNIIQLIDYEVTDKRLLEEANNVSTTMKDGRITDDVCIYMVLEYGEIDLAHMLSQKWKEFKETDRPNMQMDENWLRFYWQQILEAVNTIHEDRIVHSDLKPANFLLVKGSLKLIDFGIAKAIQSDTTNIQRDLQVGTLNYMSPEAFMCNDQDSEGNTIKCGRPSDIWSLGCILYQMVYGRTPFAEQKTLWAKYKVITDKNHKITYGPVSNPWLVDLMKKCLAWDRNERWRIPQLLNHPFLAPPVPSYLPSSLDQQCGLLMQISEEYSVVPEVSVLCSQLKQLIVGFSRDTQGSL; encoded by the exons ATGGAGAAGGAAGCTGACCTTCGGCCGTCGCAGCCGGTTGGTGAGAGGAAGCTCCCTCCTTTCTCGGATAGCCGGGGCAGTGCTGCCCCACCGGTGAAGATCAAGGATTTCCTTCTACATGCTCGGGCGGCCTTGCAGCGCTCGCAGCAGCCTG GCCCATCAGCTTCTATTTCTGGACGAGCTAGACGAGTTTTGGTTGCTCAAGCCGATCCATTGAAGGATTGTTCTGTGAGCGTTGAAAGTAGCGTTAACAGTGACGTGGGCAACATAAGCGATTCTTTATACAATTTTGTGTCAGAGAAACCATGGACGGATTTGGCTTCTGGAACTGGTATGAATCTTACATCCATGGTACaggaaacaaaaattgattgcaggaagagaaagggagattCAAAGGTATCGTCACCCGATGATACCTTGTTTAGTTCAGCAAGCAATATGAAGGATCTAAGCAGCGAGATTGGAAATATGGGTGGGATCGGCTCCAGTGAACAATATCCATGGCTTCCGCAACCAGTGCCAAACGCTCGTAACTCTGTTGATGAAGGGAGTAGGTTGATGAATATCTACGCTAGTGTTAGCAAGGATTTGCAGGTGTGTCCATCTCATGGAGCAGTCGCACGAGAGGTTTTTGTAACTTCACATCCAAGCGAACAGCCTTGCAAATCATTGTTAGCTGATACCTCACAAAAGGTTTTGTCATCTTCATCTGTTAGTGTGAATCCTTATGCTTATTCTTGTGAAAAACAGCATCCTGGCCTATCTAATAGCTTGTTGATGCCTACAATCGAGGCTAAAGTTGACGCTATGGATACAGTTGCCTCCACAAGTCGATCGAATCCACAGT GGGCAGACTCGAAAATAGCCACTAGCACTGGAACGGATGGCTTGTCATCATACTTCACATCTCTTGCATTCACGAAGAATGATAACAATGAAAGTCAGCCAAAGCAACCTGCATTTGAAAATCAGGATATAAAGGAGTGTGGGGACATGATTGTGCATAGGACTGCTTCAAAAGAGGTCTATATGGGTACTATAGGGTCTTCAGCAAAACTGAATGCAGACATATTAAATCAGAAGCTTATATCATTTGCTGGGAAGGAAGCAATTAATTCATTGACGGTGTCTTCAGCTGCAACCTCTCTTCAGTGGACTTCTGCAGCTCCTTTAAATTCCGTAACATACAATCCATCTTTCTATGATGACATCAATTTCAAGGTCGAAGGCCAACCACAAGAGAAGTCTGATGGAAATGTGAAAGCCAAAAACGAGCCGACTGAGGTGCCTCACTTTGACAAGTTGAACCTTTTGTCAAATTCTTCATCACGGCCTGTATCCAACTCTTTGGCTCCAGAGAGAGCAGAATCAATGCAAATGTCATTATCTTCTATCCCACATACTTCATCAACAGTTCAAGATCAGGGCCCTTTAGAGCAGTTGTACCAGTCTAAAAAGGAGACTATCCGTCCATCTTATGGGTGTCCAAACCATCAGAATCCCAAAGCTAAACAGGATCTAGGTATCGGAAAAGAGGTTTCAGACTCTGATAATGCTGTTATAAATGGTGACATGAAATCCAAGCCTTCAAAAACAAGCTCTTCTTCAAATATCAACACTGAACATTCTAATGTAGTCAATGCAGGAAAAGTTACTAGTAGCAAAGAAACAGGTGTTTCACGTAAACGAAATTATGATCCTGATGTGTTCTTTAAGGTCAATGGAAAACATTATCAAAAACTTGGAAAGATAGGGAGTGGTGGCAGCAGTGAGGTCTACAAAGTCATATCCTCTGATTGTACCATTTATGCTCTCAAAAAGATCAAACTAAAGGGTCGTGATTATTCTACAGCCTATGGATTTTGTCAGGAAATCAAGTATTTGAATCGTCTTCGAGgaaaaaagaatatcatacaACTCATTGACTATGAG GTCACTGATAAACGGCTGCTAGAAGAGGCCAATAATGTCTCAACCACTATGAAGGATGGAAGAATAACTGATGATGTTTGCATTTATATGGTACTTGAATATGGAGAAATTGATTTGGCACACATGCTGTCTCAAAAGTGGAAAGAATTCAAAGAAACAGATAGACCCAACATGCAAATGGATGAGAATTGGCTCCGCTTCTATTGGCAG CAAATACTCGAGGCTGTGAATACAATACATGAAGATCGCATTGTGCACTCAGACTTGAAGCCTGCTAATTTCCTTCTAGTGAAAGGCTCCCTGAAGTTGATTGACTTTGGGATCGCAAAGGCAATACAAAGTGATACAACCAATATCCAAAGAGATTTGCAG GTGGGCACACTGAATTACATGTCACCTGAAGCTTTCATGTGCAATGACCAAGACTCAGAGGGAAACACTATCAAATGCGGTCGACCATCAGATATTTGGTCACTTGGATGTATTCTCTATCAGATGGTTTATGGAAGGACACCCTTTGCTGAACAGAAGACATTGTGGGCCAAGTACAAAGTAATCACGGACAAAAATCATAAGATCACTTATGGTCCAGTATCAAACCCATGGTTGGTTGATCTCATGAAGAAATGTCTTGCATGGGACCGGAATGAACGGTGGCGGATACCTCAGCTACTGAACCACCCTTTTCTTGCACCTCCAGTACCTTCCTATTTACCATCTTCCTTGGATCAGCAATGTGGGCTTCTTATGCAGATTTCTGAGGAATATAGTGTTGTCCCAGAAGTTTCTGTACTCTGTAGCCAATTAAAGCAGCTGATTGTTGGTTTCAGCAGAGACACGCAAGGCTCTCTGTAA
- the LOC116261880 gene encoding serine/threonine-protein kinase MPS1 isoform X1 translates to MEKEADLRPSQPVGERKLPPFSDSRGSAAPPVKIKDFLLHARAALQRSQQPVGPSASISGRARRVLVAQADPLKDCSVSVESSVNSDVGNISDSLYNFVSEKPWTDLASGTGMNLTSMVQETKIDCRKRKGDSKVSSPDDTLFSSASNMKDLSSEIGNMGGIGSSEQYPWLPQPVPNARNSVDEGSRLMNIYASVSKDLQVCPSHGAVAREVFVTSHPSEQPCKSLLADTSQKVLSSSSVSVNPYAYSCEKQHPGLSNSLLMPTIEAKVDAMDTVASTSRSNPQWADSKIATSTGTDGLSSYFTSLAFTKNDNNESQPKQPAFENQDIKECGDMIVHRTASKEVYMGTIGSSAKLNADILNQKLISFAGKEAINSLTVSSAATSLQWTSAAPLNSVTYNPSFYDDINFKVEGQPQEKSDGNVKAKNEPTEVPHFDKLNLLSNSSSRPVSNSLAPERAESMQMSLSSIPHTSSTVQDQGPLEQLYQSKKETIRPSYGCPNHQNPKAKQDLGIGKEVSDSDNAVINGDMKSKPSKTSSSSNINTEHSNVVNAGKVTSSKETGVSRKRNYDPDVFFKVNGKHYQKLGKIGSGGSSEVYKVISSDCTIYALKKIKLKGRDYSTAYGFCQEIKYLNRLRGKKNIIQLIDYEVTDKRLLEEANNVSTTMKDGRITDDVCIYMVLEYGEIDLAHMLSQKWKEFKETDRPNMQMDENWLRFYWQQILEAVNTIHEDRIVHSDLKPANFLLVKGSLKLIDFGIAKAIQSDTTNIQRDLQVGTLNYMSPEAFMCNDQDSEGNTIKCGRPSDIWSLGCILYQMVYGRTPFAEQKTLWAKYKVITDKNHKITYGPVSNPWLVDLMKKCLAWDRNERWRIPQLLNHPFLAPPVPSYLPSSLDQQCGLLMQISEEYSVVPEVSVLCSQLKQLIVGFSRDTQGSL, encoded by the exons ATGGAGAAGGAAGCTGACCTTCGGCCGTCGCAGCCGGTTGGTGAGAGGAAGCTCCCTCCTTTCTCGGATAGCCGGGGCAGTGCTGCCCCACCGGTGAAGATCAAGGATTTCCTTCTACATGCTCGGGCGGCCTTGCAGCGCTCGCAGCAGCCTG TAGGCCCATCAGCTTCTATTTCTGGACGAGCTAGACGAGTTTTGGTTGCTCAAGCCGATCCATTGAAGGATTGTTCTGTGAGCGTTGAAAGTAGCGTTAACAGTGACGTGGGCAACATAAGCGATTCTTTATACAATTTTGTGTCAGAGAAACCATGGACGGATTTGGCTTCTGGAACTGGTATGAATCTTACATCCATGGTACaggaaacaaaaattgattgcaggaagagaaagggagattCAAAGGTATCGTCACCCGATGATACCTTGTTTAGTTCAGCAAGCAATATGAAGGATCTAAGCAGCGAGATTGGAAATATGGGTGGGATCGGCTCCAGTGAACAATATCCATGGCTTCCGCAACCAGTGCCAAACGCTCGTAACTCTGTTGATGAAGGGAGTAGGTTGATGAATATCTACGCTAGTGTTAGCAAGGATTTGCAGGTGTGTCCATCTCATGGAGCAGTCGCACGAGAGGTTTTTGTAACTTCACATCCAAGCGAACAGCCTTGCAAATCATTGTTAGCTGATACCTCACAAAAGGTTTTGTCATCTTCATCTGTTAGTGTGAATCCTTATGCTTATTCTTGTGAAAAACAGCATCCTGGCCTATCTAATAGCTTGTTGATGCCTACAATCGAGGCTAAAGTTGACGCTATGGATACAGTTGCCTCCACAAGTCGATCGAATCCACAGT GGGCAGACTCGAAAATAGCCACTAGCACTGGAACGGATGGCTTGTCATCATACTTCACATCTCTTGCATTCACGAAGAATGATAACAATGAAAGTCAGCCAAAGCAACCTGCATTTGAAAATCAGGATATAAAGGAGTGTGGGGACATGATTGTGCATAGGACTGCTTCAAAAGAGGTCTATATGGGTACTATAGGGTCTTCAGCAAAACTGAATGCAGACATATTAAATCAGAAGCTTATATCATTTGCTGGGAAGGAAGCAATTAATTCATTGACGGTGTCTTCAGCTGCAACCTCTCTTCAGTGGACTTCTGCAGCTCCTTTAAATTCCGTAACATACAATCCATCTTTCTATGATGACATCAATTTCAAGGTCGAAGGCCAACCACAAGAGAAGTCTGATGGAAATGTGAAAGCCAAAAACGAGCCGACTGAGGTGCCTCACTTTGACAAGTTGAACCTTTTGTCAAATTCTTCATCACGGCCTGTATCCAACTCTTTGGCTCCAGAGAGAGCAGAATCAATGCAAATGTCATTATCTTCTATCCCACATACTTCATCAACAGTTCAAGATCAGGGCCCTTTAGAGCAGTTGTACCAGTCTAAAAAGGAGACTATCCGTCCATCTTATGGGTGTCCAAACCATCAGAATCCCAAAGCTAAACAGGATCTAGGTATCGGAAAAGAGGTTTCAGACTCTGATAATGCTGTTATAAATGGTGACATGAAATCCAAGCCTTCAAAAACAAGCTCTTCTTCAAATATCAACACTGAACATTCTAATGTAGTCAATGCAGGAAAAGTTACTAGTAGCAAAGAAACAGGTGTTTCACGTAAACGAAATTATGATCCTGATGTGTTCTTTAAGGTCAATGGAAAACATTATCAAAAACTTGGAAAGATAGGGAGTGGTGGCAGCAGTGAGGTCTACAAAGTCATATCCTCTGATTGTACCATTTATGCTCTCAAAAAGATCAAACTAAAGGGTCGTGATTATTCTACAGCCTATGGATTTTGTCAGGAAATCAAGTATTTGAATCGTCTTCGAGgaaaaaagaatatcatacaACTCATTGACTATGAG GTCACTGATAAACGGCTGCTAGAAGAGGCCAATAATGTCTCAACCACTATGAAGGATGGAAGAATAACTGATGATGTTTGCATTTATATGGTACTTGAATATGGAGAAATTGATTTGGCACACATGCTGTCTCAAAAGTGGAAAGAATTCAAAGAAACAGATAGACCCAACATGCAAATGGATGAGAATTGGCTCCGCTTCTATTGGCAG CAAATACTCGAGGCTGTGAATACAATACATGAAGATCGCATTGTGCACTCAGACTTGAAGCCTGCTAATTTCCTTCTAGTGAAAGGCTCCCTGAAGTTGATTGACTTTGGGATCGCAAAGGCAATACAAAGTGATACAACCAATATCCAAAGAGATTTGCAG GTGGGCACACTGAATTACATGTCACCTGAAGCTTTCATGTGCAATGACCAAGACTCAGAGGGAAACACTATCAAATGCGGTCGACCATCAGATATTTGGTCACTTGGATGTATTCTCTATCAGATGGTTTATGGAAGGACACCCTTTGCTGAACAGAAGACATTGTGGGCCAAGTACAAAGTAATCACGGACAAAAATCATAAGATCACTTATGGTCCAGTATCAAACCCATGGTTGGTTGATCTCATGAAGAAATGTCTTGCATGGGACCGGAATGAACGGTGGCGGATACCTCAGCTACTGAACCACCCTTTTCTTGCACCTCCAGTACCTTCCTATTTACCATCTTCCTTGGATCAGCAATGTGGGCTTCTTATGCAGATTTCTGAGGAATATAGTGTTGTCCCAGAAGTTTCTGTACTCTGTAGCCAATTAAAGCAGCTGATTGTTGGTTTCAGCAGAGACACGCAAGGCTCTCTGTAA
- the LOC116262663 gene encoding LOW QUALITY PROTEIN: pentatricopeptide repeat-containing protein At3g61360-like (The sequence of the model RefSeq protein was modified relative to this genomic sequence to represent the inferred CDS: substituted 1 base at 1 genomic stop codon) encodes MTAITDNKFIDIDEFCKLINDHPFPEEPXEPTLRRIGRPISSSSIENVLGRLFAGHADGFRALELLNFARRHSEFRLTSDLFEKMVHILSRMRKFDEVWELFDEIHVKYPSMISLKSMSIVLTRYCRHLSFEETLEAFSRMERYVGEHTVDTYNVLLYAFCTQKPMMEARAIFRKIHRRFMPNTQTLNILLMGFKESRNLIAVELFYHDLVRRGCVPNTVTYNIRIDSFCKKGCVDDALRLLSEMEEKNCCPTIETYTTLIHGFCIARDPVRARQIFYEMENHNLKHDSVVYNALISCYVRFGDLKSAVDLMDEMVGRGLQHDDVTYNTLFRGLRTLDSIDVLSKLYQKMIEKEFLPKMQTVILLMKSFCQNDRCDLGIELWDYLIRKGCCPHAHVLDLLVTSLCARGKTDRALECLYESLARGRHPNKQTFQVLLPHLQEAGDEDKLMVLRVIMKKFEISA; translated from the coding sequence ATGACTGCTATTACTGATAACAAATTTATCGATATTGATGAATTTTGCAAGCTGATCAATGACCACCCATTTCCAGAAGAGCCCTAAGAGCCAACCCTTCGTCGAATTGGAAGACCCATCTCATCCTCCTCCATCGAGAACGTACTTGGACGCCTGTTTGCTGGTCACGCGGATGGGTTCAGGGCTTTGGAGCTCTTGAATTTCGCAAGGCGACACTCTGAGTTCAGGCTCACTTCAGATTTGTTTGAGAAGATGGTTCACATCCTTTCACGAATGCGGAAGTTTGATGAAGTGTGGGAGTTATTTGATGAGATACACGTGAAGTATCCGTCTATGATAAGTCTCAAGTCAATGAGCATTGTCTTAACACGTTACTGTCGGCACCTATCGTTTGAAGAAACACTTGAAGCTTTCAGTAGGATGGAACGCTATGTCGGCGAGCACACTGTTGATACCTACAACGTGCTTCTCTACGCATTTTGCACACAGAAGCCCATGATGGAAGCTCGAGCCATCTTTCGCAAGATACACAGGCGGTTCATGCCGAATACGCAGACCTTGAACATCTTGCTCATGGGGTTCAAAGAATCCAGAAATCTTATTGCTGTGGAGCTGTTCTATCATGACTTGGTACGCAGGGGTTGTGTTCCCAACACAGTAACCTATAATATCAGAATCGATTCCTTTTGCAAGAAAGGTTGTGTTGATGATGCCCTAAGACTGCTAAGCgagatggaagaaaaaaactgTTGTCCTACCATTGAGACTTACACTACATTAATTCATGGTTTTTGCATTGCTCGAGATCCAGTTAGGGCTCGTCAGATATTTTATGAAATGGAGAATCATAATCTGAAGCATGATTCTGTAGTATATAATGCATTGATAAGTTGTTATGTTAGATTTGGGGATTTGAAATCAGCTGTAGACTTGATGGATGAAATGGTGGGAAGAGGACTTCAGCATGATGATGTCACTTACAACACTTTATTCCGTGGTCTGAGGACTTTAGATTCGATAGATGTACTCTCTAAGCTCTACCAGAAGatgattgaaaaagaatttCTACCAAAAATGCAGACAGTCATTCTGTTGATGAAGTCTTTCTGTCAGAATGATCGATGTGATTTAGGAATTGAATTGTGGGATTATCTAATTCGAAAAGGTTGTTGTCCTCATGCACATGTACTTGATCTGTTGGTAACGAGCCTATGCGCTAGGGGTAAGACAGACAGGGCTCTTGAATGTCTTTACGAATCATTGGCAAGGGGACGCCATCCAAATAAGCAAACATTTCAAGTTTTGCTGCCCCATCTTCAGGAAGCAGGTGACGAAGACAAATTGATGGTTCTTAGAGTGATCatgaaaaagtttgaaataaGTGCGTGA
- the LOC116262940 gene encoding auxin-responsive protein SAUR32-like, which translates to MGRYIALPSMDFDRRSSKQSKAVPKGCLAVKVGLEEEGQRRFVIPITYLSDPRFRRLLEEAQEVYGFRTPGPLRIPCSVDDFLHLKWLMEREHSHSC; encoded by the coding sequence ATGGGGAGGTACATCGCACTCCCCTCCATGGACTTCGACAGGAGATCATCGAAGCAGAGCAAGGCCGTCCCCAAGGGCTGCTTGGCCGTCAAGGTCGGCCTCGAAGAGGAAGGTCAGCGCCGCTTCGTCATTCCCATCACTTACCTCTCCGATCCCCGGTTCCGGCGGCTCCTGGAGGAGGCGCAAGAGGTCTACGGCTTCCGCACCCCCGGCCCCCTGCGGATCCCCTGCTCCGTCGACGACTTCCTCCACCTGAAATGGCTCATGGAGCGCGAGCACAGCCACTCTTGTTAG
- the LOC116262790 gene encoding aspartic proteinase nepenthesin-1, producing the protein MATAANRLLFLLCTTNLLVLLSTSAAGATTDLDIRVDLIHVDAHRNLTLLERLQRAIHRGSNRFMSLRQGSTKGINGTGMNQSNIQSPVHTGSGEFLMNLAIGTPPLPFLAIVDTGSDLIWTQCSPCTNCFTQSSPIFDPSNSSSFSKLPCSSPLCSALPSSTCTPDCAYLYTYGDSSTTQGILGSETFTFGSDNKTVSVDKIGFGCGEDNEGNGFKQAAGLVGLGRGPLSLISQVGSSLYKQFSYCLTSIDDADMKTSRLIFGSAAVPKNLNDSKVAVTTPMVVNDAHPSFYYLELKGISVGGKRLRIPRSVFRLNPDGTGGLIIDSGTTMTYLEAAAYRQMRKAFIKGIDLPVADSSAVGLDLCFTSPSTAKTVEVPALTFHFQGGHLDLPGNNYFILDDSTGLFCLAMMPSSGMSILGNIQQQNFHILYDLHKNMVTFTPAQCDQL; encoded by the exons ATGGCAACGGCAGCTAATCGATTACTCTTCCTCCTTTGCACCACCAATCTCCTCGTCCTCCTCAGCACCTCCGCCGCCGGCGCCACCACCGACCTCGACATCCGGGTCGACCTCATTCACGTCGATGCCCATCGAAATCTAACTCTCTTGGAGCGACTGCAGAGAGCCATTCATCGAGGGAGCAATCGATTCATGAGCCTGCGACAGGGCAGCACCAAAGGTATCAACGGCACCGGCATGAATCAGAGCAACATACAGAGCCCTGTCCACACCGGAAGCGGCGAGTTCTTGATGAACCTCGCCATCGGAACTCCTCCCTTGCCGTTCCTGGCCATAGTCGACACCGGCAGCGACCTCATCTGGACCCAGTGCTCCCCTTGCACCAACTGTTTCACTCAGTCCTCGCCAATTTTTGATCCCTCCAATTCCTCATCCTTCAGCAAGCTACCTTGCTCCAGCCCTCTGTGCAGTGCTCTTCCTTCGTCCACCTGCACTCCAGACTGCGCGTATCTCTACACCTATGGCGATTCCTCGACGACCCAGGGAATTCTCGGCTCGGAAACCTTCACCTTTGGCTCGGACAACAAAACCGTATCGGTTGataaaattggatttgggtGCGGCGAGGACAACGAGGGGAACGGGTTCAAGCAAGCTGCGGGGCTAGTTGGGCTTGGACGAGGCCCGCTTTCGCTTATCTCGCAAGTGGGTTCTTCCCTGTATAAACAATTCTCTTACTGCCTGACTTCAATCGACGACGCGGACATGAAAACGAGTCGCTTGATATTTGGCTCGGCCGCTGTTCCGAAGAATCTGAACGACTCGAAAGTGGCCGTCACGACGCCGATGGTGGTGAACGACGCGCACCCATCTTTTTATTACCTCGAGCTGAAGGGGATCAGCGTCGGAGGCAAGCGTCTCCGGATTCCGAGATCGGTTTTCAGGTTGAATCCTGACGGAACCGGCGGTCTCATTATCGACTCCGGCACGACCATGACATATTTGGAAGCAGCAGCATACAG GCAAATGAGGAAGGCATTCATCAAGGGCATAGACTTGCCGGTTGCCGACAGCTCTGCCGTCGGGCTTGATCTTTGCTTCACATCACCCTCCACGGCGAAGACGGTAGAGGTTCCGGCTCTAACCTTCCATTTTCAGGGAGGCCATCTGGATTTACCAGGAAACAACTATTTTATTCTTGATGACAGCACTGGATTGTTTTGTTTAGCCATGATGCCTTCATCAGGGATGTCCATCTTGGGCAACATCCAACAGCAGAATTTTCACATCCTTTATGATCTTCACAAGAACATGGTCACTTTCACGCCTGCACAATGTGATCAGTTGTGA